One Companilactobacillus farciminis KCTC 3681 = DSM 20184 genomic window, TTATGGCTAATAAAAAATATACTATTTCAATTTATGGAACCGCAAATTCAGTCGTTTCAAGAATTTCATATTATGATAGTTCAAAGAGTTTTATCAAAAAAGAACATGATGGGAAAATCAGCACAAGTTCTTCAGAGGTAATAGCAGTTCCTCCTGAAATTTCGTACATCAGATTTAGTCCAGACACACCTGATAAATCGGGAGAATATAAAAATAACTTTAAGATAGAACTAGGACCCACAGCAACCGACTATTCGCTCAATCCTAAAGACATTGCGACTGACGGAAGTGTCCAAACAGCCATTATAAATGCCTTAGACAAAGCCGACTATTCCACAAACGCCGAGGTCGACAAGAAAATTTCTACCGGTGTTGGACAAGCGAAAACATACGCTGAACAAACTATTAAGGGCATTATTGGTGCTGCTCCTGAAACGCTGGACACTATTGCGGAATTAGCCGATGCCGTGACTGAAAATAAAGACGGTGTTCAGGCTATCAATGATGGAATAACCAAAAAAGCCGACAAGACGGAAGTTACAGCACTTCAAAACACTGTTCAGACCATGATTACTCCAATCAGTCAAGAAGATTACAAAGCACTTGAAGATGCAGGAACTGTTGATCCGAAAATTATGTATGTGATTCCTGATGCTTAGGAGGTATCTAAATGAATTTAAAAATTGGAGGTAGCAACGTGGGTAAAATTATGTATGGTGGCCAAGAATTTGGTGGCGCAACTAAATTAGAGCCGGGTACGATTTTGTATATTCCCGATGTCTATGTAACTAGTTTTGAAAACGCACACTTGCTAAATACTACAAAGAATTGGTCAAACATTAATGGCATTAATTTGGCGACTTATAATGATAGTTTTACCAGTAAATATGATGACACCGATATTTCTGGTGATGATTTTAAAAACTTAGATATAGAGAAAGAATATACCTTAAATGGTAATACAATAACTGTATCAAGATCTATTGTTGATGGAGAGTATAGGCTAAATGTTTCGGGACTTCCAAAATTAAAAGCTTTAATTAAAGCTATTTAAAATTGGTATATGAGATATAAAAATAACCAAAATAACAGCCTTATAGGCTTATTTTTTTGCAAAAAATTAGGGAGATGAAATATATATGTATGCACCATTACCAAACGTCGGTCCAATGAACTGGATTGACGCAATGGAACACTTAGACACAAATCCGCTACTATTTACACTGGCAGTTTTAATCTTGGCTGATGTAATAACTGGGATTTCAAAATCATTAGTAACATCTACTACCGACAGTTCAATCGGTAAGAAAGGATTTGCTATTCATATCACGATCATACTTTTAGTGTGGCTACTTTATCCTTGGTCAATTGCCATTGGATATGAATGGGTAGGCGATGCGGTTCTCTGGTTGTGGATATTTATGTATGCTACGTCAATTACAGAGAACGTAGGACAAATGGGATTACCACTTCCACACTTTATCAAGGATAGGCTTAATAAATTAAGTGATTACGCTGAAAATGGCGAACCTGAGAAAGAAAATAAGGAGGATAAATAAATGAAATTTAATGTCGATAATACTTTTGCATTAGGAACTTATGAAGGCTCATCAGTACGAACAGCCAACAAATTTATTGTTTTGCACGAAACAACAAACATTGGTGCAAAAGCCAATGCAAGTTACTTCAAAAATAATTGGGCAACAACTCAAACTTATGTCCAATACGTCATTGGTGACGGTGGAAAGATTTATCAAGTCGGTGCTGATGGATATCAAGCATGGGGAACAGGTAGCTATGCAAATGCGAATTCACCAGTTCAAATTGAACTAGCTAGAACTACAGATAAAGCCACGTTTAAGAAAGATTATGAAGTATTCGTTAACTTCGCACGAGCCAAAGCTCAGGAGTTTAGCATCCCTACCACACTGGACGCTTATGGCAATGGAATTAAAACTCATAAGTGGGTTTCAGATAATATTTGGGGTTCACATACTGACCCTGTTCAAAGCTATTTAGAGCCATTCTGGGGGATTACACAAGAACAGCTGGCACACGATATTGCAGTTGGCATTGAAGATGTAGTAGAACCCAAGAAGGTATTTACAAATATCAATAACGTTGTAACCACACTCGAGGGAAATGTGAAGGCTTATGCTACTTATAAACTAGATGGTTCAGCTAACTCTACTACTAATATTGCACCAGGTACGGGGTGGGTTTCTGCCGGTATTGAGATGATTAATGGTGAACCTCAATATCGTATTGGTGGAGATATCTACATTCCACAATCGATCACAACCTTTAAGGGGAAAGTATTGATTAACTCCGACATCCCTGTACATGCTGTTAACTTAAAAGGCGAAGTAGTAGGTGCTAACTTGGATGGTGGTTCAGCTTGGAAGTATGCAGCAGTTGTTAAAGTTCCTAAAGTTGGTTACTGCTACAAGATTGCCACGGATATGTATCTACCACTCAAATATGCACAAGGTTCTGGATTTAAAGGATAAATTTTAAATGGTAAATGCTAGACAAATTAAATAATATGCGTTAATTTAAAGGTGTTCATTGACGTGGACAATATTGTAAACTACCTCGATTTTGAACTAGCTTTGATAGTGTTAGAAGAGCCCATCATCTATTAATTTAGGTGTGGGCTTTTTTGTGTATAATTTGCAAAAATAGTCTCAATATATTAGCATTTAATTATAAATATAAAAAGGAGTGATTTTATGCATTGGTTATGGGTTCTAATAGTAGGTGCAGTTATTGGTGCAATCGCTGGTGCAGTTACCAATAGAGGAGAATCTATGGGGTGGATTGCTAACATAATAGCTGGTATTGTGGGATCCTTCATTGGTGAAGGAATATTAGGATCATGGGGTCCGCAACTTGCAGGAATGGCAATCGTTCCATCGTTGATTGGGGCAATCATTCTTGTATTGATTGTATCCTTCGTAGTAAGAAAAAAAGCTTGAGGAGGATCACATCATGGGTATATTAAAGAATGTTTTTGCTTTTATGGCTGTTAGTACATTGATCGTTGGAGGTGTACTTATAGGAGGAACTATTGTTGCTGCTAAAGGTATTGATAAAGCTGGCGATGAATTGCAAAAAAAGGTTCATTAAGAATATATTCAAAAGGAGATGTTAATATGGGTACTGATAGCAAAAAAGATATGATTAAAGGAAAAACTAATGAGACAGTTGGAAAAGCAACTGACGATGATAAGAAAGAGCTAAAAGGTAAGATTCAAGAAAAGGTTGGACAAGCCAAAGAAAAAGCCGACAATATTGTTGATAAGGTTGCTGAAAAAATTAACAAGAAGTCTGAAAAGTAATATTGAATTAACCATACCTATTAAATTAGGTTTGGTTTTTTTATTGGATATAAATTAAAGTATGTGTTATTGTGTAAACACAAAAAAAGCAGATGCGGGGGCTCAATCCCACATCTGCCGCACTGCTGACTAATGAATAAAAATTGCGATTAATAACTCGGCAATGATAGCTATGCCAAATGTGAACAACTCGAATCAATGTGTAACAAAAAATTGCATTAAGCTTTGAATGTTTCGTATCTCTTGACTACAACGCTCAGTAGTCTTGCCGTTCTAGTAGAAGCCTAGCTTGTCATTTGCCTTTGTCAAGTAGGGCTTTTTTTATTTGCAAAATTATAACAACTCACATCTATTAATTTAGGTGGTGGGCTTTTTTGTTTGTCTAAAAATAATTAAAAAAAATCATTGCATGGTAGATTGCAAATTTAATTCAATTATTTTTGTATAAAAAAATCGCTAGTCGTTTGACTGGCGATAAAACTTTGCTCCCACAAAATATTTTCGTGACACACACGTGACACACTTTTATGTATTATATATGTGACTTATCGTAACTCATGAAAATAGAAACATTGATTTGTAGACTTTTCATAAGCTATCGAAACTCATCGAAACTGATATAAGCGAACTACGAGAATCGAACTCGCGACACTAGCTTGGGAAGCTGGTATTTTACCATTAAACTAAGTTCGCATTTGATAACTTTATAATTATACAATATTTTGATCTAAAATGATAAGAAATATTTAAAAAAGTCCGATGAATTTACAATATAAATTGATTTTTAGTTTTCATTACCATAAAATCAAGGGTGACGATGAATTTTTATCAATAAATTGCATCAAGGAGAAGATAATAATGAAAAAAACATTGGTTACTTTATTAGCCGCTGTTTCATTAATGGGTGGTTTTGCTACTGTAGCAACTGGTTGTTCAAATAACAGTGCGCAACAAGCTGAACAACATTCTGCTAAGAAGATCACAAAGAGTGAGATCAAGAACCAAGATTATGTTGGTGTCAGCAAGGATAACAAGGATGAGTACATCACTTTCTTTACTGGTAAAGATAAGAAGACTGTTCAATTTGTACGTGTAAGCAAGAACGGTTCAAAGAAAGTTATTACTGATTTCAAGAAAGCTAAGATCGTTATGAACAAGGATAACGCTAAGAAGTTCAAGATCGATGGCTTTAGAATTATCAAAGAACCTGACTTCGACTGGAAATTCACTAAGGTCGGCAAAACTACTATCAAGACTTCTGATGGCAAACAATGGAAACTTTATGAAGGTTCACACAAAGATGCTGTTAAATCAGTACAAAAGAACGGAAAATAATTAATATTTCAAACTCCACTAGTACATCTCTTTATATAGAAGAATGTGCTAGTGGAGTTTTTTTTACATGATATTTTTTATTATTTCATTATCATATTTCAAAAAATATATCTTATACATATTGAAAATAAATCTTAAGACTACCAAATATTTTATTTAAGTAGTCTTTTTTTAATAGATAATGAGTTTTTTAAATGAACAAGATATTGTAAATTGTTTAGTTTCAGAAAAGTATTTATAAAATTATATCCTGTTATTTCGACATTTCGAAAAATAATTTTTGATTAAAATTTCTCTAATTAGTGTAAACGCTTGCTAGGTATGACGCGAATTAGCTTTCCTTCAAAAATTAGAAAATATTTCATACTGGAATAGTTTCATGAAATCGCTTGCAAAACCCATACCTGTCCGATATAGTGGGTGTTGGTAACGGAATTCAAAATTAAGGAGTGATTTTTTATGACTATGCCAATCCATGTTACTTCAGAAATTGGAAAATTGGATGTCGTAATGTTGAAACGTCCCGGACAAGAAGTTGAAAACATTACACCCGACACAATGCCCCGACTATTGTTCGATGATATCCCATATTTGCCAATTGCCCAAAAGGAGCATGACAATTTTGCTCAAATCTTAAGAGATAACGGAACAGAAGTTCTTTATCTTGAAGATTTAGCTGCAGAAGCTATCGATGCTGGAAATGTTAAAGAAGCATTTGTAGAAAAGATGCTTCGCGAATCAGATTACGCTGTTGGTGCTGACCATGATGCATTGAAGGAATTCTTGATGAGTCTTGATACACACGCAATGGTAAATCAATTAATGATCGGTGTTCGTAAGAATGATATTGACTTCAAGCCAACTGACTTAGTTAGTGCCGCTGAAGATTCAGAATATCCATTCTTCATGGACCCAATGCCAAACCTTTACTTTACTCGCGACCCGGCAGCTTCAATCGGTGATGGTTTGAGCATTAACCACATGACTTTCGCTGCAAGACAACGTGAATCAATGTTTATGGAAGCAATCATTAAATACCATCCACGTTTTGCAAACAAAGGCTTGCACGTATGGCGTGATAGAAACCATACACACCGTATCGAAGGTGGAGACGAATTAGTACTTAGCGACCACGTATTAGCAATTGGTGTTTCACAAAGAACATCAGCAACTGCTATTCAAGACATCGCTAGAAACTTGTTCAAAGACAGCAAGTACGACACAGTAATTGCTATCAAGATTCCACACAACCACGCAATGATGCACTTGGATACTGTATTTACAATGATCAACTATGATCAATTTACAGTTCACCCAGGAATTCTTGGCGAAGGTGGCAAGATCGATACTTGGACAATTCACCCAACTAAAGATGGTGATTTGACTTATGAACACAATCAAGATCTAAAGGCTGTTCTAAAGAAGGAACTTGGTCTTGATGATCTAGACTTGATTCCAACTGGTAATGGTGATCCTATCGTTGCTCCTAGAGAACAATGGAATGATGGATCAAATACTTTAGCAATCGCACCTGGTGTCGTTGTTACTTATGATCGTAACTACGTTTCAAACGAAATGCTAAGACAACACGGCTTGAAGGTATTGGAGACAATCTCAAGTGAATTATCACGTGGTCGTGGGGGCCCTCGTTGCATGAGTATGCCATTAGTACGTGAAGACTTAAAGTAAATTTAATTTAATTAGAAAAAATGTGCTAGACTAGCTTTAACTCATCATTTTTGGAGGGATCATTTTGGACTATAAAGGAAAAGAAACATCAGTATTTCAAGGCAGAAGCCTTTTAGCTGAAAAAGACTACACACCTGCAGAATTGGAATACTTAATTGATTTTGGACTTCATTTAAAAGCTCTTAAGAAAAAGGGCATACCACATCATTATCTAGAAGGTAAGAACATTGCCTTACTATTTGAAAAAACATCAACAAGAACACGTTCAGCCTTTACTACAGCTGCTATTGACTTAGGTGCTCACCCCGAATTCTTGGGTGCCGGCGATATTCAACTAGGTAAAAAAGAAAGTGTTGAAGATACAGGACGTGTTCTAGGTAGCATGTTTGACGGTATCGAATTCCGTGGATTCTCACAACAAGTTGTTGAAGATCTTGCTAAATATTCAGGCGTTCCAGTTTGGAATGGTTTGACAGATGAATGGCATCCAACACAAATGTTAGCTGATTTCATGACAATGAAAGAAACATTTGGCAGCCTAAAAGGTAAGACTTTGACATTCGTTGGTGATGGTAGAAACAACATGGCTAACAGTTTCTTAGTTACAGGTTCAATGCTTGGAGTTAATATCCACATCGTTGCACCTAAGGAATTGTTCCCAGATCAAAGTGTTGTTGACACTGCTAAGAAGTATGCTGACGAATCAGGCAGCAAGTTCTTAATTACTGATAACATCGAAGAAGGTGTTAAAGGTACAAACGTTATCTATACGGATGTATGGGTATCAATGGGTGAAGAAAGTCAATGGGATGAAAGAATTAAACTTCTCAAACCATATCAAGTAAACATGGATATGATCAAGAAGACTGGTCAACCTGATGACCAAATCATCTTCATGCATTGCCTACCAGCATTCCATGATACAAATACACAATATGGACAAGACATCAAAGACAAATATGGTCTAAGTGAAATGGAAGTAACAGACGAAGTCTTCAGAAGCAAATATGCACGTCAATTTGAAGAAGCTGAAAACAGAATGCACTCCATTAAAGCCATTATGGCAGCAACTCTAGGTAACTTGTTCATCCCTAAGGTTTAATCAGTTATTGAAGAAGGGCTAATCGTAATGGTTGGCCCTTTTTCATTTTTTAATTTTTGAAAAAATAAGGAATGATTAATATGGAAGAAAAGAAGGGTCTATCACTCGGAGCTTTAACAGCGGCTGTTGTTACAAGTTCTATTGGCTCAGGTGTTTTTACCTTAACCAGCTCACTAGCGTCAGGAGCAGCTCCTGGTCCAGTTTTGTTGGCATGGATCGTCGTTGGATTTGGAATTATGATGTTAGCCATGTCGTTGAATAATTTGTTACTGAAACAACCAGAATCTGAGGGTATTCAGGCTTATGCGCAAGTCGGCTTCGGAAATTTTGCTGGATTCGTTAGTGGATGGGGTTATTGGCTATCAGCTTGGTTAGGAAACGTGGCCTTTGCGACCGTCTTAATGAGTTCATTAGGTTACTTTTTTCCAATCTTTAAAGGTGGACAAAACATTCCTTCGGTAATTTTTGCAAGTATCGTTTCTTGGATGTTGACCTTTATCGTTAATCGTGGGGTTGAATCAGCTGCTGCGATGAACACAATTATTACTATTTGTAAGTTGATTCCATTATTTGCCTTTATCGTTGTCGGAATCTTCGTATTTAAAGGTGGAATCTTTACAGCCCACTTCTGGTCCAACGTGGCTAGTGGTGTCGCTGGAAGCAGCAATTTAGTCGAACAATTTAGATCTTGTTTGATGATCATGATGTGGGTTTTCGTTGGTGTTGAAGGTGCCAGTATGTTGTCATCTCGTGCCCAAAGTAAAAATGATGCCGGAAAAGCTACTATCATTGGAATTATCAGTTTACTAGTAATTTATGTTTTAGCTTCAGTTTTGCCATATGGTTACTTGTCACAAAATGAATTAGCTAAGATCAATCAACCTGCTATGCTTTATATTTTCCAAGATATGGTTGGAAAATGGGGTGGTGCCTTTATCGGTATCGGCTTGATAATTGCTATTTTAGGTTCTTGGTTATCTTGGACAATGTTGCCAGCTGACACGACAATGTTGATGGCGGAAGAAAAAATGTTGCCATCTTCATTTGGTAAAAAGAATAAAAACGGTGCGCCAACGTTCTCATTGATTTTGACGGCCAGTTTGATTCAAGTCTTCTTAGTGATCCTCTTATTCTCTGAAGAAGCTTACAATTTTGCCTTGTCACTTTGTACAGCTGCTATCGTAGTTTGCTATATCTTCGTTGGTTTGTATCAAATCAAATTCTCACTCCAAAATAAAGATACGAAACAATTGTGGATAGGAATCTTTGCAGCAGCTTTTCAAATTATTGCCATTGCTTTAGCTGGTTTACATTACTTAATGCTAGTTTGTATCGGTTATTTGCCAGGAATCTATTTCTACTATCGTGCTAAAAAAGAATACAATCTCGATGGTGGAAAACTAACAAAATCAGAGATTATGTGGTCAATAATTATCGTTATGTTAGCAATCATCAGTATCGTTATGACTGCTACCGGCTCAATTAAAATCTAGGAAGTGTTGAATATGAAAATAGCTGGATTTGGTGTTGAAGAGTGGTTAAATGTCCACGAACGAGAAGCCAAGTATGATTTGGCTCAAAGTACGATCACATCATTTTCAATGGATGAGATCAAGAAATTGACCCAAGCTGATATTTATAATCAACTTAACGAACAAAAAATGAATTATGGTTGGATCGAAGGTTCACCAACTTTTAAAAAAGAAGTAAGTAAGATGTATCAGAATGTTGCTCCCGACAATATTCTGCAAACCAATGGTGCTACTGGTGCTAATCTCTTGGCGATTTATTCTTTGATTGAACCAGGAGATCACGTTATCAGCGTTTATCCTAGTTATCAACAGCTCTATGACATCCCGAGATCATTGGGAGCTGAGGTTAGCTTTTGGAAATTGCGTGAAGATAAGAACTGGTATCCAGACATCGAAGAATTAAAGAAATTGATTCGTCCTAATACTAAGATGATCTGTATCAATAACGCGAATAATCCAACTGGAACGATTTTAGATAGGAAGTTCTTGGAGCAAGTTGTTGAAGTTGCCAAAAGCGTTGGTGCTTATATTTTAGTGGATGAAGTTTATTTACCATTTGATGACAGTGTTGATTTTGCCCCAATCGTTGATTTGTACGACAAGGGTATTTCCACTAATTCATTATCTAAAACTTATTCAATGCCAGGAATTCGAGTAGGTTGGACAGCTACTAATTCACAACTGGCTGATATCTTTAGAAAGTATCGTGACTATACGATGATCTGTTCTGGAGTTTTCAGCGACCAGATGGCATGTTTGGTTTTGGAAAATAAAGATAAAGTATTGGATCGTAATAAAAAAATCGTGCTCGATAACTTAGCATATTTCAAAGACTGGGTTCAAAAAACAGATAAAATCAGTTGCGTCTTTCCAAATGGGTTGTCGACGTCATTTGTGAAACTCGAAACTAAGAAGTCTAGTTTGGAATTTTGTAAAGATCTATTGAAAGATACTGGGGTCCTACTAGTCCCAGGAGAAGCTTTCGATACACCGGGATATGCCAGATTAGGATATTGTGCACCACATGAGACCTTGACTAAAGGTTTAGAAGTTTTAGGAGATTATTTACAAGCTAATTAGGCGATTTTTTCGCTCATTTTGAGGAGAGTTATTATGACAAAAGAACGTATCGTGGTTGCTTTAGGTGGTAACGCTATTTTAAGTAAGGATGCTAGTGCAAAAGCTCAACAACACGCTGTTATGCAAACTTGTGAGTCACTAGTAGAATTCGTTAAGAGTGATAAAGATTTGATCATTACACACGGTAATGGTCCACAAGTTGGTAATTTGTTGTTGCAACAAGCTGCAGCTGACAGTGAAAAGAATCCAGCTTTGCCATTAGATACTTGTGGTGCTATGACAGAAGGTAGTATCGGTTACTGGTTCCAAAATGCCATGAAAGAAGTTATGCTCAAAAATGGTATTAACAAGCAAGTTGTTACTTTGATCACACAAACAATCGTTGACCAAAATGACCCAGCTTTCAGTGATCCTACAAAACCTATTGGACCTTTCTATACTGAAGATGAGGTTCCAGGTCTTCAAGAAGAACATCCAGATTGGGTGATTGTCGAAGATGCTGGTCGTGGCTATCGTCGTGTCGTTCCATCACCAAAACCTGTTGAAATCAACGAATATCCAGCTATTGAAGCTATTTCTAAAGCTGGCGTTATTCCAATCGTTGCCGGTGGTGGCGGTATTCCAGTAGTGAAAGATGGGGACAGACTAGTTGGTAAAGAAGCCGTTATCGATAAAGATTTCGGTGCTTCTAAGATTGCTCAATTAGTTGATGCTGATAAATTAATCATTTTGACTTCCGTTGGTGGAGTCTTCTATAATTTCGGCAAGCCAAATCAAGAAGAGATTTTTGACGTTACAGCTGACGAAATTCAAAAGCAC contains:
- a CDS encoding phage holin family protein — its product is MYAPLPNVGPMNWIDAMEHLDTNPLLFTLAVLILADVITGISKSLVTSTTDSSIGKKGFAIHITIILLVWLLYPWSIAIGYEWVGDAVLWLWIFMYATSITENVGQMGLPLPHFIKDRLNKLSDYAENGEPEKENKEDK
- a CDS encoding peptidoglycan recognition family protein, which encodes MKFNVDNTFALGTYEGSSVRTANKFIVLHETTNIGAKANASYFKNNWATTQTYVQYVIGDGGKIYQVGADGYQAWGTGSYANANSPVQIELARTTDKATFKKDYEVFVNFARAKAQEFSIPTTLDAYGNGIKTHKWVSDNIWGSHTDPVQSYLEPFWGITQEQLAHDIAVGIEDVVEPKKVFTNINNVVTTLEGNVKAYATYKLDGSANSTTNIAPGTGWVSAGIEMINGEPQYRIGGDIYIPQSITTFKGKVLINSDIPVHAVNLKGEVVGANLDGGSAWKYAAVVKVPKVGYCYKIATDMYLPLKYAQGSGFKG
- a CDS encoding GlsB/YeaQ/YmgE family stress response membrane protein, encoding MHWLWVLIVGAVIGAIAGAVTNRGESMGWIANIIAGIVGSFIGEGILGSWGPQLAGMAIVPSLIGAIILVLIVSFVVRKKA
- the arcA gene encoding arginine deiminase, which codes for MTMPIHVTSEIGKLDVVMLKRPGQEVENITPDTMPRLLFDDIPYLPIAQKEHDNFAQILRDNGTEVLYLEDLAAEAIDAGNVKEAFVEKMLRESDYAVGADHDALKEFLMSLDTHAMVNQLMIGVRKNDIDFKPTDLVSAAEDSEYPFFMDPMPNLYFTRDPAASIGDGLSINHMTFAARQRESMFMEAIIKYHPRFANKGLHVWRDRNHTHRIEGGDELVLSDHVLAIGVSQRTSATAIQDIARNLFKDSKYDTVIAIKIPHNHAMMHLDTVFTMINYDQFTVHPGILGEGGKIDTWTIHPTKDGDLTYEHNQDLKAVLKKELGLDDLDLIPTGNGDPIVAPREQWNDGSNTLAIAPGVVVTYDRNYVSNEMLRQHGLKVLETISSELSRGRGGPRCMSMPLVREDLK
- the argF gene encoding ornithine carbamoyltransferase, translated to MDYKGKETSVFQGRSLLAEKDYTPAELEYLIDFGLHLKALKKKGIPHHYLEGKNIALLFEKTSTRTRSAFTTAAIDLGAHPEFLGAGDIQLGKKESVEDTGRVLGSMFDGIEFRGFSQQVVEDLAKYSGVPVWNGLTDEWHPTQMLADFMTMKETFGSLKGKTLTFVGDGRNNMANSFLVTGSMLGVNIHIVAPKELFPDQSVVDTAKKYADESGSKFLITDNIEEGVKGTNVIYTDVWVSMGEESQWDERIKLLKPYQVNMDMIKKTGQPDDQIIFMHCLPAFHDTNTQYGQDIKDKYGLSEMEVTDEVFRSKYARQFEEAENRMHSIKAIMAATLGNLFIPKV
- the arcD gene encoding arginine-ornithine antiporter yields the protein MEEKKGLSLGALTAAVVTSSIGSGVFTLTSSLASGAAPGPVLLAWIVVGFGIMMLAMSLNNLLLKQPESEGIQAYAQVGFGNFAGFVSGWGYWLSAWLGNVAFATVLMSSLGYFFPIFKGGQNIPSVIFASIVSWMLTFIVNRGVESAAAMNTIITICKLIPLFAFIVVGIFVFKGGIFTAHFWSNVASGVAGSSNLVEQFRSCLMIMMWVFVGVEGASMLSSRAQSKNDAGKATIIGIISLLVIYVLASVLPYGYLSQNELAKINQPAMLYIFQDMVGKWGGAFIGIGLIIAILGSWLSWTMLPADTTMLMAEEKMLPSSFGKKNKNGAPTFSLILTASLIQVFLVILLFSEEAYNFALSLCTAAIVVCYIFVGLYQIKFSLQNKDTKQLWIGIFAAAFQIIAIALAGLHYLMLVCIGYLPGIYFYYRAKKEYNLDGGKLTKSEIMWSIIIVMLAIISIVMTATGSIKI
- a CDS encoding aminotransferase encodes the protein MKIAGFGVEEWLNVHEREAKYDLAQSTITSFSMDEIKKLTQADIYNQLNEQKMNYGWIEGSPTFKKEVSKMYQNVAPDNILQTNGATGANLLAIYSLIEPGDHVISVYPSYQQLYDIPRSLGAEVSFWKLREDKNWYPDIEELKKLIRPNTKMICINNANNPTGTILDRKFLEQVVEVAKSVGAYILVDEVYLPFDDSVDFAPIVDLYDKGISTNSLSKTYSMPGIRVGWTATNSQLADIFRKYRDYTMICSGVFSDQMACLVLENKDKVLDRNKKIVLDNLAYFKDWVQKTDKISCVFPNGLSTSFVKLETKKSSLEFCKDLLKDTGVLLVPGEAFDTPGYARLGYCAPHETLTKGLEVLGDYLQAN
- the arcC gene encoding carbamate kinase, encoding MTKERIVVALGGNAILSKDASAKAQQHAVMQTCESLVEFVKSDKDLIITHGNGPQVGNLLLQQAAADSEKNPALPLDTCGAMTEGSIGYWFQNAMKEVMLKNGINKQVVTLITQTIVDQNDPAFSDPTKPIGPFYTEDEVPGLQEEHPDWVIVEDAGRGYRRVVPSPKPVEINEYPAIEAISKAGVIPIVAGGGGIPVVKDGDRLVGKEAVIDKDFGASKIAQLVDADKLIILTSVGGVFYNFGKPNQEEIFDVTADEIQKHIDNDEFAKGSMMPKVQAAVAFVKATGKPAVIGALDDVKEIIAGNKGTVIHK